The nucleotide sequence AATACAATTTAGCAGCGAACTACTATTTCATCGCTAATATTTCATTGCTATTTTACTGATTTCTTGTAATGTACactcgagttctggagatgtatcGATCCTTGTCGAGATTACAGTTAAATCCTACAacacattttttttcaaaaaataatttaacattagcataataatttaatggatctatttatttaatatttatcatagttttaacGTTGGCTCACATccacattatttttttttaaaaactattattttcgttttctattgaAATCCAAATCAGATGTAACCGATTTGAAAGGTTCGATTGATTTTACAAGCATACGGATTTCAAATTGGTTGACTTTTGTATTAAAAATAATTGCCTTCACTGATTTCATTTGATTAGAAAATTCTCttataaattaatatatatataaactgaatGGCCTCACTCCTTATTTGCGATAGGCAATCcatcaatttatttaaaatctttttaaaatatattaaaatataacctctcttataattttataaaaccatcattaaaaaaaatactcaatGACACCTACGTGAAAGCTCAACATTTCAGCAAATCTCACATGCGTGAATAGGAGACGCCTAAACAATATTGAAATGTTCCAGTCACTGGCGTTAACGAAGATCATGACAATCTGCAACATGTATATCATAATGTTCCCTCTGCCTCCTTCACGTACAGTATTATATTAATTCTCATCTCCTATCCTTTATAGCATGTTCTTCTTCACCTTGCCATTGCCATTGCCATTGCAATTGCCATCCATGAAGCATAATTGGATCCCTTGTCGAAATCAATCAACGACTCCTCCACCCTCTTCGTCCTCGAAACACACCAACTTCCTCAACTACCCTGTTAAGAATTCTCACTCTCCAACTCGATTGACTCCGATACAGAATCGTCGATCGCTTTGTCTTGCCATAACCACCCCTCTTCGTTGTCATGCATGCGCAATGCCACACAACGCGGGCCGTTGCCAACCAAAGAACCTATGGATCGGATCTTCTATCTGCCACGAATTACTTATGGCTGCCTGTGTAGATACGCTTACGTAATTCCTTTCGATAGTAAAAATTCGGCGGCAGTTAATGATTCGATCTTAACCATGACATGTAATGGCAGGCTAGCAGAGTCGCGACGTCGTTACAGGTGGCGGTGcaaatagatttaattaattactgGTAGTTGAGTGCCTGCTAAATTTGCTAATGGCTCCTTTAATCGTAAGCCCACTCCTCTCCTTTTAGCACGGTACCGAACGTGTCAGTGGAGCCGCCGGCCGGCCGTCTAGCGGTATCCTCACCGCCACTGCTCACGGGCAACGTTTAGGCCCGGGAGAGGGAAGCTCTAGCTGGTCAGCGATATCGATCCCGGGGCGATGGGAGCGGCAGGTCAGCTCGCCCCCGGTGACCGCACCGCCGCGGGAGCATTAATGCAGCGAGCAGTAGCTAGTAGGATGGTCGCTGGATTGCCATAACCGGCCTCTGCACCAGCGCGCGCTGCCCGCGTGGGACACAACGCCGCCCGGGCACGCACGGGCCCGCCCACGATCCTGCAGGAATATAATCCGCGCACATTTATTTTAGTTACTATATATCTATGCACGGCgccctcctcttctcctctccatctagctctcttctctctctctctctctccaattCGCCTCCCTCCTCCTCCGATGGCGGCCTTGGCGATCTCCTCCTGCGGCCGGAGAGCTCTCCTCGTCGACGACAACGTCATCAACCGAGTAATTCATTAATTGCATTTGCACCGGAAGTAactgattaataattaattaattatattatatattggGTGGGTGCGTCATGCATGCGTGCGTGCAGATGGTGGTGAGGAAGCTGGTGGAGGAGCAGGGGATTGCCTTGGAGGAGGCGGAGAACGGGAAGGAGGCGGTGGAGCTGGTCAAGGAAGGCAGGGTCTTCGATCTTATCCTCATGGACCGGGAAATGCCCGTCATGGATGGCCCTCAGGTAATTAAAACTGCtggatgcatgcatgcatgcaactcCTTATACACACGCATGATCTTCACAGAGAATTTCACAGGCCACTAAGCAGCTGCGGTCGCTGGGAGTGACGACCCCCATCGTAGCTCTCTCGGCCGACGCCATGCAGTCCGACAAGGATTCTTTCCTTCAAGCCGGCGCTGACGACTTCGTAGAGAAGGTATATATTTGAAGTTATAAGTATTTTTGACAGACAAGGAAATCAATTGAATCTGTAACCGTGGATGTGTTCGGTTTGCAGCCTCTAAGTGTAGATAAGTTTGCTTTGGTTCTCACGAAGTATGGCCTTCAGGATGGCCAAGCTGCAGATCAGTAGCTAGCTGTTTCTTCATCTCTGCATGGCGCATGCAGCCACGTTATGTCAGTAAGGACATAAATTATTGATCGTATTATATATGAAGCTGGACGTAAATTAGTATATATATGTGTGTAAATATCACTACTGGTGGGTTCCTGATTAGGTCAGTTCCAGATCGTATTATGCAGGGGCGGAGCCACGTTGATGATTGGTGGGGCAACTGCCCCACCTCAATATTTTGTAAATGCCCATAGATATTATAAAATTACAATTTTGCCCCAGTAATTGCCccagtaaaaataaataaaactagtGCTCGTCCTGAAATTCTTTCCTCGCTGTCGCTGCCCTCTCTCTGCGTGGCTGCGCGCTGCCCCCGCCTGTGCTCCCTAAGACGATGACCTAATCCCTATCCATCTTCATCGACGGCGACTCTGAGTCTGAGATTTTCTCCGCTCTCCTTTTCCTCCTCCGCCGCCTTCATAGTCCATAGCAACATAGCTTCTCCAGACTCCAAGCAGAACCTCATCGACGACTCGACGAGGCTCTCTTTTAAAGTGTCGACAGCCGGCTTCCCTCCGCCTTGTCAAGTTGTCCTCGCCGCCACTCGTTGGATAATCCTACAAAAACTTTTATACTGCGGCTGCTGTTAAATACAGGAACTTAACCCTTTACTTAATTTTCCAGCTTATTTTCTTTGATCTATGCAAAAAAAACAATAATTGAGAGTTGCCATTTCTACTAATCATGTTATTAAGGCGCTTCCTTCTTTTCTTTAACTTACCTTCTGTATCTAATAGAATCAAATACAAAGCTATTTATCTTCTATTATATGCAAATTCTTGCAAAAGATGTTCAAGGTCAGAAATTCCCCAACTAGCTTATTTACTTAGTTTTTACCACTATATAACTAGCTTACTTTGTCCAATTCTTTcccaattgaatttattagattcatATCCATCACCAAATTGGTTCACAAATTCTATTTTGAGGTTCAGAATTGCTATTTTACATTGGGTGATACAAAGAACCAAATCTTTATGTGGGTTTGGTTGCTTAATCAATTAAGTTGCAGAATTGTACTATGACCTGGTGAATAATGCTTCATTTTTTTGGATACAAATCATCTATTTTACTCTTGCATTCTTCTCCTTGATAGGTGTCGTCACTAGAAAATAGAAATCTTCACTGACTTCTGTGTTTTGTGATTGTCCCCTTATTGTACAGGACGAAAGTTATCTATTTATCTGCTCTACTAATCTACTCTGCTTGAACAATTGTGTAATTTGTGTTTTTACTGTTGTTGCTTTTGTTGAACTAGGACTTAAACGGGATTACTAAGTCCACCAAAAGGCAATATCtttggctatatatatatataaaatgtgattACATTTTTGGACACTGTCATATTTGTAACTATCTAAGATTTTTGGCTAAAAATATTTCTTCTCATTTTGATGCTTGTTTTAGCTTATCATCAGTTCAGAATATCTTACTCAGTCCTTTTACATGTCCTAGAATTGCTGTAACTGTGCTATAGGTGATGATACTGAGGTTTTATTTTACAGTGCTAATTCTATTCTTTCActaaccttttttttttcctaacaCTTGATGTTTAACGTAATCCTTATATACCTTGTTTTGTTCCCATTTGCATGGCGAAGCCTTGATTTTTCTAAGGAATCCTAGGTGGTTAAACCGTTAAAGATCTCTTAGTCACTGTCTTTTTTGATAATAcacaaatttatcaaaaaaaatttgtGCTCATTAGTGTAACTTCTGTTTATATTTGTATCAGATCATTGAGGATCAAAAGCTCACCAACTTCATAATCAATAATGACATTCATTGCCCCACCTGTTATAAGGGGCCTAGCTCCGCCCCTGGACTATTATGAAGCTTAGATATCATTCGAGTGAGTCTAAAGATGCTATAATTTGTTCCATTATTAATGCAGTTTCtaattccttttattttattttttactctTAGCAAACGGGCTTcagataaataagaaaaaatagagAAAACAATGAAGAAATCAGAGGCTAATCATGTTCATTTTTCTCCTTTATGCAACGACGTGGGACCCCGACCAGAGCCAAGTGGTGGCAATTTCTTCATCTATCTATAGATATATATGGGGACCACAGGGACCTACAGGCACGTGGCAAAACGGATCATGCATTCAGGCCGTTGGCTATTTAGCCCGATTAACACCTTTATAATGAAAACcgaataattaataaattttaagctTTTTATAAAACACCTCCCCTTTTAAAATATATCGAATTTATTGCTTGTATATAATTTCAGTATAAATCTATAGATCGACTATACGTCTGGGACTCTACTATATATAGTTCCAACACTTAGAGTTGTTTTCCCTTGATCCCCCAGTCGATTCACAAAAAgggaacaaaaaaaaatattttaaacacaaACTACATAACTCATTGAATTGGTGAGTTTTAAGATTAAACTATTTCAATAGGATTCTTAAAAATAGGCAAAAGATTATTAGTTAAGCCAATTAttgagaaaacaaaaaaaaaagtgcaACAAAAGTTCAAACTCTCTTGGGACACAATATTACAGGTAAGTTCACTTTGAGCACTACTTTTAGTTCAGCAGGTGCCAAATACTGATCGATCTCATCGTTTAGCCGAGAATTTTACATAAGTTTGTCGATATTATGAATACAATTTATAGCCCTTCAGATACAGCAATGCTTTTGAGGAACTAAGTTAACTGAGTACCATTCCCTGCATCCTCCTCAAACCATGACACTTAAAGATTCTTTCTGTGTTCAGGGAACAATTCAAGCTTGAGATTAATACTGAATATCGACAACTTGGTTGAACTTTCCCTTATTATGTTGCATGGCAGTTCTTATATGATCTAAACAATGGCAATGTTCAAGCTTGCTACTTATGACCCCTACCGCCCTTTGATGAACTCAGCGTCCAGCGGAATTAGGCCTCCGCAAGGAGATAAAAGAAGTGTAAGTTGTTCCCCAAGATTAGCATCAATCCCTTCATGGCCGTCGAACTCGTTTAAACCAATTAAGTCTTCAATTGATCCCCTTTCCAACATGCAATCAAATAGCTCAGCTTCCTTTGAAAGTAGATTCACTGGTTCACTACTATCATAGTCTTCTTCCCTTGCCACGTCTATCTTCAACTGAGGCTTTCCTCTTCTCTTGGAGATATTGCAAGGATGACGAGGAGAAGTAGTTCTTGTAGATATGCTTAACATAGACGGCATCGAAGTAGTCTTTGGAGCTCCATTGCCCCGAACTTTTGAATCACATTTAGTAGCAGAATTCAGTGGGATCCTTCTTCTAAATCCTCGATCATCCTTCTTGTTGGCTTGTGGACTGTTCTGATGGATTCCCAACTTAGCCAGCTTTGACAAGGGAATTCTTGCAGTCGTGACATTTTTATCTTCCTTGCCACAGGGAGATGGGCATAGGAACTTCTCAAAGTCCAGGAAGTAGTACAAGCTGTGATCGAGTGGCCAAAAAAGTGGTTCATCTGAATCAGTACTTGTCGAACTGACTTCATCCTCTTGACCAACAGATGCTAAGGGTCTACTCGACGGCCAAGTTTTAAAGTCTCTCACAGCACTTAAGGCGCTGAAAGAAGGGCTGAGAAGAACAGAATCAAAGATGTCGAGTGCTGTTTCTCCACCCTGTACAAACTCAGAATCCTCCCTCTCCAGATTCAACGAAGATATGCAAATGTCAATTCTTTCAAAATCCCATGATGATGTATCTGAACTTATACTGCTGCCCACTGAATTCTCAATTTGGTAACAATTGCAACCCTCTTGACAGGCAACTGAAATCTCTTTCCCTTCATCTCCGACGACACCTGCTTGTAGTCCCTCCTCATATTTTCCCTCAGAAATATCTCCCTTGTCTAAAGAAACAAGGGGGATTGTCGACAATGGCATTGAGGAGAATTGACTTTGCAGTGAGAGTCTAAAGCTATCGCACCGCGTAACATCTTGCGACCCATCAGAGCTTAGGATAGAAGAAGACAAGCTATCTGAAGATATCGACATATGCTCACTTTCTTCAGAGAAAATACCAGTGAAGTTAATTGGATCATCCACATCAATGATCCTTGGTTCACATTCAGTCATTTTTTAACAGCCATTGCTGCCAGCGAATACCATTTGATAATCCACCTAGATAACAAAGAAAATCATTATGCAGGATTTATACTCCAATGTTGGATAACTGCTACAAAAGGAAAGGCTAAGAAGTACTACATTGAACAAATCAACTATGCATATGCTTTGGATCAATTATGCTTGTGAAATCGTCCTATAAACCCAACAGCAATGCCCTGAGGATCCATTTGCTTGCTGGAAAATAACAATGCCCAAGTTACCACAAGTGGTCACTGGTAATTGATCGATAGTGGCAAATGCTCTATCCACATATCCGTGAGGATCAGCAGAATGAATAATGAGAGAAATAGGAAAAGAGACCAAGTTGTTCTACAGGAAAGTATGTTACAAACCAAGCTTCACATAGAGGTTGCAAGGAAAATTCTGTGCTTCTTTCTATCTCCGATATTTCATCCGTGTATCAGCTACTAGAGTAAATCTACTTGAGAAAGATCATTCTACAGTGAAACTTATTTTCATGGTTCCTTAAAGGTAATAAAATAAGTTTCAAACATTAGATTACATTTACCAATGCACCGAATGCCATCTTGATGCTTCAATAAACTAAAATGGAAAGAAAATAAGGGGAACATGGTAGATGGCCTTCTTTAAACAAATCAGTTTGAAAGATTTCCAATATCAAAACATGGATCTATTTTCTTCTCTCCATCAATTAGCATCTTTACAAATGATAACAAACAAACAAAGAAGCAAACTGAACTCTATATAAGAACACTGGTAGAGGCATTATGAGATCATCCCCTGTTACAGACACAGTCTTCTACCAATTATGTTTCACCATGTCGTGCAAAAGTAAGATTCTAAAAACAAATCAAACACATAAGACCCAATAGAAAGAGCATGTATAAACTATCTACAAAAGAAATAATGAACTCATTTTCTTACATAAGAGATCATGATCATCGACctaaaaagagaagaaagaaacaCTACAAACCTCAATTGCTCTACTACAGAGTCCTTTCTACTTAACAAAAAAGACATATATATGATACAATTAAATGGCAATTATATTCTCACAAAAATTAACACCCAAAAAAGATGTCTTTCTTATCCCAAAAAACAACGAAAAACACAGGAAAAAGATCAGATCATAGCGAAAGAGCTAGTGGTGAATCATCGTCAGAGATTACCATTGCCAACAGCAAAGTCATCACCTCAGTTGATCTCGTCGTCAAGGAGCGAGCGTGCGCCAGAAAGCAGGGTATCTCCTTCCCGCGTCTAAAATAGACACCGTCTACCCCGTCACTGCACGCCTTTTGATGCAGTTAATCCAATTTCGTCGGTCTGATAAGGATCAGACGGTGATTAGAGCAGTTACATCATGGGCAAGATAGACATTTCATTTGCTTCTCTGTGGAGGCAGTGTGGCTCGGGAGTTGGGAAAAACGAAAAGGTGAAACGTTAATTCCAATAACGGAGGTCGGTCATATACCGTTCGATCAAAATCGTACGTTCAACATGAGCCGTGATAATAAACGCCGTCAGTAAAAGATGACGGCTACGGACCGTCGTAGGATAGTGGGAGTTGGTTTTCCCCGCGCCAAAATTCTTCTTCACACGCCGTTCTTCACAGTCAACATGTACCCCTCTCTCTATTGATCAGACATTTGGGGCCATGCCACTCTGGCTAATTGTACCAATGGTGATTTAGGTGTCAGCAGCGAACGTTGATCAAACGGGTAATCATCGGAAAGTGATTTCTGGAGTCCGTTGCATCTTTTGACCCAAAGCTCGTTTTGGTTGGACGACGTGGCAGTTTTTTTTCTCGTTGGGTTGAAACTGGAAACCTCACCGCCGGCTGGAGTGTGCATCGAACCGACCCGTTCAATCTACCAGGTCAAAAGTGACATCAGCATGACAAGAGCAAATCTTTGATTTCTTGCTATTGTTTTGGTAATTTTATGAGTGTTTATTTTCTATAAAGGGGAGTTGTAGGGAAAAATAGAAAAATCCCAGTCTTTGAGAGCATTTGCTATTTTATTTGAGAAAATGTATTTCAGTCTTCttctaacttaaaataaaatccaAGTCTTTTAACTTCAATTGCTAAAGTCTAGTCTTCATTAAAATCATATTATTCACTACTCGAAAAATTATATTTTACGACTAAAATATAGATCTATTATATTAACATTTCTCTTAATATCAGTTCCATGGATATGAAGGGAGGTACACGTAGGTTCACATACGTCAGACGTATGGTGGGATAAATCTCAAATCATCAGTTCATGAAAATTGACCCTTGATCATTACGTCAAAGATATCATGCGTCAACTGTCTGTGTTACACCCTAAGAACTATATTTTGTGACTTAAACTTCAGTCACTAATTACATTTAACAACCGATTAATAGAAGCTTATTTTCTTTGCTAAAATAGTAATGGATTAAAATTTTATTGCTATTTTAGCTAAAAACTTAGTAATATTTCTTTAATTGTGAGATTTAAATCCTGTATACATCTAAATTCAATTTAACATTCAAAAATTCATTCATTACCTTCAACATTCGTACACCATCATCATTTACAAACCATGATACATTACAAATCATTCATGATACATTCAACAATTACAAATCATGATATATTCAACATTCACAAACCCATTCATTTATCAGCAAAT is from Zingiber officinale cultivar Zhangliang chromosome 7B, Zo_v1.1, whole genome shotgun sequence and encodes:
- the LOC122004627 gene encoding two-component response regulator ORR41-like; this translates as MAALAISSCGRRALLVDDNVINRMVVRKLVEEQGIALEEAENGKEAVELVKEGRVFDLILMDREMPVMDGPQATKQLRSLGVTTPIVALSADAMQSDKDSFLQAGADDFVEKPLSVDKFALVLTKYGLQDGQAADQ
- the LOC122006616 gene encoding uncharacterized protein LOC122006616 translates to MTECEPRIIDVDDPINFTGIFSEESEHMSISSDSLSSSILSSDGSQDVTRCDSFRLSLQSQFSSMPLSTIPLVSLDKGDISEGKYEEGLQAGVVGDEGKEISVACQEGCNCYQIENSVGSSISSDTSSWDFERIDICISSLNLEREDSEFVQGGETALDIFDSVLLSPSFSALSAVRDFKTWPSSRPLASVGQEDEVSSTSTDSDEPLFWPLDHSLYYFLDFEKFLCPSPCGKEDKNVTTARIPLSKLAKLGIHQNSPQANKKDDRGFRRRIPLNSATKCDSKVRGNGAPKTTSMPSMLSISTRTTSPRHPCNISKRRGKPQLKIDVAREEDYDSSEPVNLLSKEAELFDCMLERGSIEDLIGLNEFDGHEGIDANLGEQLTLLLSPCGGLIPLDAEFIKGR